Proteins from a single region of Oryza brachyantha chromosome 6, ObraRS2, whole genome shotgun sequence:
- the LOC102703408 gene encoding uncharacterized protein LOC102703408, giving the protein MSHNSGSAPGTEPQNLASATAQEPTSPAHGAQRWLRTLSDPELDLLISLKDLAFTHADNAKLSVLADQYDPQILRALGIVLLETLKERLKGTSIDPSIFDRLALSSDSDAHFPSVASDSESEGARSKPEKTPMVVDGKRKQIQPTGWLGEKGKKRRKSVSQDSSEHI; this is encoded by the exons ATCCGCCCCTGGTACTGAGCCTCAAAATCTTGCATCTGCCACTGCCCAAGAGCCAACATCTCCTGCTCATGGCGCCCAGCGGTGGCTCCGGACCCTCTCCGACCCTGAGCTT GATTTGCTCATCAGCTTGAAGGATTTGGCCTTCACGCACGCGGACAATGCCAAGCTCTCTGTGCTCGCTGACCAGTATGATCCGCAGATACTGCGCGCTCTCG GGATTGTTTTGCTTGAAACGTTGAAAGAACGACTTAAAGGAACCTCAATTGATCCAAGCATTTTCGATAGGCTAGCTCTCTCAAGTGATTCCGATGCGCATTTCCCCAGTGTTGCGAGCGACTCTGAGTCCGAGGGAGCGAGGTCCAAGCCTGAAAAAACGCCCATGGTTGTCGATGGAAAACGAAAGCAGATACAGCCTACTGG GTGGCTCGGCGAGAAAGGtaaaaagaggagaaaatcgGTGAGTCAAGATAGCAGTGAGCATATATAG
- the LOC102703696 gene encoding protease 2 — translation MRIPFPVVGSLLSSRSRPPFSAFGSLLSSRFSAFAMATPPPVPRKVPRELLQHGDVRVDNYYWLRDYSRSDPDVLAYLRDENHYTTTIMSDINKLEDDIYAEIRARIKEDDIEAPLRKGHYYYYKRTLAGKEYVQHCRRLVPTDGPITVYDVMPTGPNAPHEHIILDENVKAEGHDYYSIGAFKVSPNGKLVAYAQDTKGDEIYTVYIIDAESGKYIGQPLEGITSDIEWAGDDYLVYVTMDAILRPDKVWLHMLGSDQSNDICLYHEKDDMFSLGLRASESKQYLFVESGSKSTSFIFYLEVSKQNKELVVLTPRVNGIDTTASHRGNHFYIKRRSEEFYNSELIACPLDNVAETTVLLPHRESVKIQDFQLFENHVAVYERQNGLPKVTAYRLPATGEPVGQLQGGREIDFVDPAYDVEPEQSQFGSSVIRFHYSSMRTPPSVFDYDMDSGVSVLKKIDTVLGGFDASNYVTERKWAAVSDGTQIPMTILYRKDRVNLDGSDPMLLYGYGSYEICIDPNFRRSRFSLVDRGFIYVIAHIRRGGEMGRKWYEDGKLLNKKNTFTDFIDCAEHLIENKYCSKEKLCINGRSAGGLLMGAVLNMRPDLFKAAVAGVPFVDVLTTMLDPTIPLTTSEWEEWGDPRKEEYYYYMKSYSPVDNVKAQGYPNILVTAGLNVHPRVMYSEPAKFVAKLRELKTDDNLLLFKCELGAGHFSKSGRFEKLREDAFTYAFILKALGMAPKASL, via the exons ATGCGCATCCCCTTCCCCGTCGTCGGTTCGCTTCTCTCCTCGCGCTCGCGTCCTCCCTTCTCCGCCTTCGGTTCGCTTCTCTCCTCGCGATTCTCCGCCTTCGCCATGGCCACCCCGCCGCCAGTGCCCAGGAAGGTGCCGCGAGAGCTCCTCCAGCACGGCGATGTCCGCGTCGACAACTACTACTGGCTCCGCGACTACTCCCGCTCCGATCCCGACGTCCTCGCCTACCTCCGCGACGAGAATCATtacaccaccaccatcatgtCTGATATCAAT AAGCTTGAGGACGACATATATGCTGAAATTAGAGCAAGAATCAAGGAGGATGATATAGAAGCGCCTCTTCGCAAAGGCCACTATTACTACTACAAAAGAACACTGGCTGGCAAGGAGTATGTGCAGCACTGCAGGCGTCTCGTGCCAACTGATGGTCCTATTACAGTCTATGATGTCATGCCCACTGGACCCAATGCTCCTCATGAGCATATTATTTTGGATGAGAATGTCAAGGCCGAGGGCCATGACTACTATAGCATTGGGGCTTTCAAG GTCAGTCCTAATGGTAAGCTAGTTGCTTACGCACAAGACACTAAAGGCGATGAAATTTACACTGTTTACATTATTGATGCCGAGAGTGGAAAATATATTGGCCAACCACTTGAAGGAATTACTTCTGACATTGAGTGGGCTGGTGATGACTACCTTGTTTACGTCACAATGGACGCCATTCTCCGGCCAGATAAA GTATGGTTGCACATGTTAGGATCTGAtcagtcaaatgatatatgcTTGTATCATGAAAAAGATGATATGTTCTCCCTTGGCCTCCGAGCTTCTGAAAGCAAGCAGTATTTGTTTGTTGAATCTGGAAGCAAAAGCACAAGCTTTATATTCTACCTGGAAGTATCCAAACAGAATAAGGAGCTTGTGGTTTTAACTCCTCGTGTTAATGGTATTGATACAACAGCCAGTCATCGTGGAaaccatttttatattaagagGAGAAGTGAGGAATTCTATAACTCTGAATTGATTGCTTGCCCATTGGACAATGTAGCTGAGACCACTGTCTTGCTACCACACAGAGAAAG TGTGAAAATACAGGACTTCCAGCTCTTTGAGAATCATGTTGCTGTATATGAACGTCAAAATGGTCTACCTAAAGTAACTGCATATCGCCTACCAGCCACTGGAGAGCCAGTTGGGCAGCTTCAGGGAGGCCGAGAGATTGATTTTGTTGATCCAGCATATGATGTGGAACCTGAGCAATCACAATTTGGTTCATCTGTTATCCGGTTCCATTATAGCTCAATGAGGACCCCACCGTCAGTTTTTGACTATGACATGGATTCAGGAGTGTCTGTGCTGAAGAAGATTGATACT gtcCTAGGTGGATTTGATGCATCAAACTATGTAACAGAAAGAAAATGGGCTGCCGTTTCTGATGGCACCCAAATACCCATGACCATTCTATACAGAAAAGATCGTGTGAATCTTGATGGCTCAGACCCGATGCTGCTATATGGCTATGGCTCCTATGAG ATATGTATAGATCCGAATTTTAGGAGATCGAGATTCTCTCTAGTTGACAGGGgctttatatatgtgattgCTCATATTCGTAGAGGCGGTGAAATGGGACGTAAGTGGTATGAGGATGGGAAGCTattgaataagaaaaatactttCACTGATTTTATTGATTGTGCTGAGCACTTGATTGAAAACAAGTACTGTTCCAAGGAAAAGCTTTGCATCAATGGCAGAAGTGCAGGTGGCCTATTGATGGGTGCTGTCCTAAATATGAGGCCTGATTTATTCAAGGCAGCTGTTGCTGGAGTTCCCTTTGTTGATGTTCTTACAACTATGCTTGATCCAACTATCCCGTTGACTACATCTGAGTGGGAG GAATGGGGTGATCCAAGAAAAGAAGAGTactattattatatgaaatcATATTCTCCTGTTGATAAT GTAAAAGCACAAGGATACCCTAATATCCTTGTGACTGCTGGCTTAAATG TACATCCTCGTGTGATGTACTCTGAACCAGCAAAATTTGTAGCAAAGCTAAGGGAACTGAAGACTGATGACAACCTTCTGTTATTCAAGTGCGAACTTGGTGCTGGGCACTTCTCAAAATCGGGAAG ATTTGAAAAACTACGAGAAGATGCATTTACTTATGCGTTCATCCTCAAGGCACTGGGAATGGCTCCAAAGGCGTCGTTGTAA
- the LOC102707687 gene encoding coiled-coil domain-containing protein 12-like, whose protein sequence is MTACSPFALPRTSSPPPSDTTNKNGNHDTIAQQLENPTLPAPLHTPEVEEASKENITPREDSDKVNDDDDIPAMKFRNYLPHDEQLRGGKLAPVSLPKFEDPISAETAEPKQLEDPFGNIAPKNPNWDLKRDVQKRIDKLEKRTQKALAEIAVEQQREKEALEEGSDAQD, encoded by the exons ATGACCGCCTGCTCGCCCTTCGCGCTGCCAAGGACCTCCTCTCCACCACCGTCGGACACCACCAATAA AAATGGGAACCATGACACCATAGCACAACAACTGGAGAATCCAACTTTACCAGCTCCCCTGCACACACCTGAGGTTGAGGAGGCCTCAAAGGAGAACATTACCCCCCGTGAGGACTCTGACAAAGTTAACGATGATGA TGATATCCCAGCCATGAAGTTCAGAAACTACCTTCCTCATGACGAGCAACTTCGGGGTGGTAAGCTGGCTCCAGTTTCCCTTCCAAAGTTTGAAGATCCAATTTCTGCTGAAACTGCAGAGCCAAAGCAACTGGAG GACCCTTTTGGAAACATAGCACCAAAGAATCCAAATTGGGATCTGAAACGAGACGTGCAGAAGAGGATCGACAAACTCGAGAAGCGCACGCAGAAAGCACTGGCTGAGATTGCAG TGGAGCAACAAAGGGAGAAAGAAGCACTGGAGGAAGGAAGCGATGCCCAAGATTGA